CCCAGATATTTGAATCAATATTTTGTAACACTATATGATGCTTATCGTTCCACGAGAATATAATTATGAAAATATTCTTGGGTTCAAGTCCTCTTGAAGAACGAATCCCCCCTGTCCTTCGGACATCCCCCCTTATTAAGGGGGGAATCATGTTGGCAGGCAGCTTTTACCCCCTTAACAAGGGGGTCGCCGCTTTATGCGGCGGGAGGATTTTGTCTAAAGAGCAGATAAGTGATATGGCATGTCTATCGCCGAATAAAAAATGGGGGATGACCAGTTCATCCTTCATCATTGTTTTTTTATCCTGTCCCCCAGGAGCTCCACAAAGGCCTGGAGACGAATCCTGGTACGCTCATCCACCCTCCCCGGCTGATCCCCCTCGATAGTAAGCACCGGGAGCGGGATCTTTTTCCGAAGGATCAAATCCTCGATCTGACGGTGGCAGAAGCTCTGGACATAATGAATGACCCCATGAACTCCGCGAAGTTCCAGCTCGGGAAGGATAAAGGAAAGGCGGTGGAAGATATCATAGGGGTACGTATATGCCCGGTACTGATGGACAAGCCCGCCTTTCCTGTCCGGCATGGAGAACTGCCGCTGCACTTCGTTGAACACGAACCGCGCTCCGTACTCCTCCGCAACATCATAGAAGTCGTCAAGTATGGGAGGAACTCCTATAAAAGCCAGCCGCACCGGTTCACAGAAAGGGATGCGGCCTGACGCTTCGGCCAGGAAACAGTCGAGTTTCGCCTCATATTCCTGCCGGTCGCCGTTGAAATCGCTGGAGGAAACAAGCCAGAAATGGTTTTCCTGCCCGCGAATACGGTTTTCTTTCCAGGTCATTTCATCCAAACGGTCGAGTTTCCGGCGCAGCGGCTCCAAAGCGGCGCATACTTCTTCGGCGTCAGGTATGGTGGTCCCCAACTCGGAGGCCAGACGGCCGATTTCACGGCAGAGAGTTTCCGGATCGCGGTCATAGGGGTAGGCAAAGGGAATGGTGCGGATATTTCTGAGCCGGAGGGTTTCCATGAGGGCATGGGTATTGGAGCAGTCGCCCTGAGTTACCCCGATGACGGTATCGATGCCGGCATCCACGGCGAGAGTACCGTAGATTCCCTTGATCCACCCGCAGATATTACGGGGATACCCTTCATGTTCAGCAGCTTTGATGTACCGGTCGCGGTGGCCGGAAGTGATAAACAGGTTATTGAGATCGACCGGTATCATGCCGGCCGCCCAGATGACCTCAGAGGGAACGGTTGTGGTAATACCGATGCGGGAAACACGCGAACATCTATGTTTTATCCTTTCCATTCTTGTCTGAAGCCCCGACTATGACAATAGATTCCAGATTCATGACGCTGTTGCGCACAAGGCGCCCTTTGAAATTGACCTGATTCCCATTCGGAACGGTGACGGAAAAGGTGAACTCATTGCTCGGCTGGACGCTCCGTTTTCGTACTTCCTCGGTGAACTCGTGCATCTCCGGAATATGGGTGATATCGAGGCCGCCCTCGGGAGCTTTCGAAAAAACAGAAGCCCCGAAGAGATTTGCGAATAGCGCGTTGTAATACGGTGCGGTCAGATTTTTCGTCAGGATACAAACCGGAACGGTGAGGTTTTCCAGGAGGCGGTCTATAAACCGTTTTTGAGAGGCGATTTTTTTGGTTTTCAGATCATCGTGCTGACGCAGCCGCTCGATCACCCCGGTATAACTGGCGGCAAGCTCTCCAATCTCATCGTGGGATTTGATGATGGCGGGTATTTCGAAATCTCCCTCCGGCGATCTGCGGAGCATGGCGCTCAGGCTGGTAATGGGCCGGACGATGTATACCGGCAGCATGACAATCATGAAGAAGCAGATAATGCCGGTCAAAAGAAGAATGGAAATAATGTTCCGTTTTGCCCGAGCTTCAACTTTGAGGCTGTCTTCCTTGTGAATCTGCATGTTCGACCAGTTGATCGCTTCAAGCTGATGCGCTTTTTCCAGAAATTCCTGGCGGGCCTTGTCCAGACTGATCTGAATGAAGGAAGCTTCTATCGGCACACCGGCAGTAGTATTGAAATTTACGATCTGGTTAATGGAGAACACGTCGATGAATCTGGCGGCCTCAGCGAGAACAGAATCCCTTGCCACGGATTGAGTCATCTGCCCGAGCTCTGATTGAATTTTCCGGTATCGAGTTTCAAAATCGCCGAAATCCTGATTGAGCCGTATTCGAATTCCTTCAATTCTTTTCTCCGGCGGATTTTCGGAAATTTGCACAGTGAGCATTTTGAAGCTGCTCTGATAATCGGAGAGCTTTTGGGTTATTTCGTTGAATATCCCCTTTTCGGATTCGGGCGCGATTTTCAGGGCGCCCTGGATTACCGAATCGGAATAAGCGATCAAATGCTGAATAGTGTCATGCTCGACTTTGCTTCCGAAAATCCGGTAATTCTTTTCATAGCGCTGCATATCGATCATGGTGAAGGACAGGTCGTTCGCCATCCTCCCCAGCCGTACATCCTGCTCGGTAATAACTGTCATACTGGAAATGAGATTAGTCAGGTAGATAAGGGAGAGAGATACCGCGGGAAGGACCAGAACAAAGGTTAAAAGGATGGCAAGGGCAATTCTTCCCCGGATGGAAAAATGTCCCAGGGAAGTCTTGATCCATCCAATAAGTTTATCTTTTCCCCGAGCATCCGCCATGTTCACTCCTCCGCCAGAAATTTCTCTATGTCTTTCTGCATGCCCACCAACACCAGAATATCATCCGGTTTGATCGGTTCTGTGGCTGAAGGAAGGCTGATGGTTTGTGTTTCATAATACACTTCACCATTTTCGGAAATGTTGGTAATTTTCCTCTGTATACCTACCACCAGAAGACCGAAATTCCTGCGGAAATCAAGCTCGATAAGTGTCTTGTTATAGAATTCCGAACGCGCTTCTACCTGGAATATGGTATGACCGTCCGGAAGGGCAATGTGCTCAAGGAGTCCGGGAGAAATGAGATTGCGTGCAAGCTGGTCTGCAATGTTTATTTCCGGGGAGATAATACGAGTGGCGCCCACCTTTTCCAGTATCTTGCGGTGTATATCTCCTTTCCGGCGCGCGATTATATTTTCAATCCCCAGATCCTTGAGAATGGCAGTGGCAAGAATGCTGACCTCACGGTCCTCTCCGATAGCAACAATGGCGGCATCGATGTTTTCGAGATTCAAACCACGCAGCGCTTCCTCATTCGTACAGTCCACATTCACCGCGCTGGTAAGTTCGTCTTTCATACTCTCGATAATTTCCATGTTGCTGTCAATACCTATGACTTCTGCCCCCTTCGCATGCAAGGTTCTGGCCAGTTCAGCACCGAATAGACCCAATCCCACTACGAGGAAACGCTTCATCGTTTACCTTTCCGACTTTTTCACAAACCTTCTAAACTCTGGTATAGTATTGTAAAATAATACATAGTGGAACAATTAAAAATATAAAAATGGAGTATAACATATTCCTTTCACTTACCCAACCACAATTCTCGTGGAGGGGAATTCCACTGTTACTTTACGAGGTTCTCCGAGAGCGAGAGCAATAGTCAGCGGTCCCACCCTCCCTACATACATGAGAATACCGATAAGCAATTTCCCTGTCGAATCCAGATGCGGGGTCATACCTGCGGTAAGCCCGACAGTGCCGATGGCGGAAACGGCCTCAAAGATGATTCTCAGGAACTCGCCTTTCTGGGTCACCAAAAGAATGCTGGTGAAAATGATGATGAAAGAGGTTGAGAAGAGAAGGATGGCAATGGATTTATAGATGGTCTGGTTGGGAATGGAGCGATTATACACCTCCACCTTGTCACGGGCATGCAGGAGAGTTCGTACAGAAAGGACCAGAACGGCAAGGGTGGATGTTTTAATACCGCCGGCGGTTGAAGCGGGAGAACCCCCTATGAACATGAGCAAGATGCAGATAAACAGACTTACATCCTGAAAAGCGGCAATGTCAAGTGTATTGTACCCGGCGGTACGGCAGGTGATGGACTGAAACAGGGCAGCCTGAAGTTTGTCCAGTGTTGAAAGGTGCAGCATGGTGTTGTCAAACTCAAAAAAGAACAGGGTCAATGTGCCGGCGACAATCAGTATGAGGGTAGTGATGATTACCAGCCTGGTATGCACTTTGAGCCGCGACCAGCGTATGGTTAAAGGGTTGAACCTGCGGGTATTCGCAAGGATATCATCAATGACGATGAAACCGAGCCCGCCAAAAACAACAAGAATCATGATAACTGAATTAACCGTGAAATCCCCCACCGATCCCATGAGATTGTCCGGGAAAAGGCTGAAACCTGCGTTGCAGAATGCCGAAATACAGTGAAATACCGCGTTCCAGGTAGCCTGGAAGGAGCCCATGCCGGGAAGCCAGTGGAAGTAGAGAATAATACCGCCGAGAAATTCAAAGAAAAGCGTGACGCTGACAATATTGACTATCAGGCGGTACATCTGAGGAGCTGTGGCGGATTCCATGATTTCACGCATGTGTTCTTCCTGTTTCCACCCCAGCCTTCTGCCCAGAAGTATGGTATACAGTGTGGACAGGGTCATGATCCCCAAACCGCCTGTTTGAATAAGAATAAGGATAACCGCCTGGCCAAAACCTGAAAAGTACGTGCCGGTATCTTTCACCACAAGACCGGTCACGCAGAGCGCCGAAGAGGATGTAAAGAAGGCGTCTACAAAACTCGCCCCCTGATGATCGGCGGTCGAGGCGGGAAGCATGAGGAGCAGGGTTCCGGCCATAATGCCGCCGAAAAATGAGAGGAGCAGGAGCCTGGCAGGATTGATCCGGATTATTTCGAGCAGTGTGGTTAAGCCGGTGGTGCGGAAAAAAGCGGTCATGAGAGAGAGCATTATCCGGAAAGAAACGATGCTCCCTCCTATATAAACCGGGAAAACCATTCCCAGGAGAATGAGCGACAGGAAAATGTCCGGGAACATTTTTCGCACATTCCATCCCGATTTCACAAAGCTGCCGGCAGTCCAGATTATGTAGAGAACGATGACAGCGCTGTATCCTGTGCGGGTTATAATCTGGAGGATACTGGTTTCAGGGAACATGAAGCCCCGCACCAGGACTGTATCGATAACGCCGAGAAACGACAGTACAGCGAGAAGGGAATAGAGATGGGCAAGGATACGGCTGGTAACATGTGCGGGCATAAAGAGGTGTCCTCAACGGGATTCAGCCGGAAAAGATCCTGAAACGAGTTCAGGATGACACGTGTCATGCCGAACCTGGTTCGGCATCTATCTTCCCCGGCCAGTGCACTTACTTTTGATTCAGTATAAAGAATGCTGTATGATAGAGAATCCGGGGCTACAGGTCAAGCACCTTTCACATACACGGTGATATTGGTACGGCGCTCTATGGCGAATCGCCTTGACTGGAACCGATTTTTTTCATAAATTAACCCCTGTCCAGCCGGGGTGTAGCGCAGTTCGGCTAGCGCGCGTGCTTTGGGAGCATGAGGCCCTCGGTTCAAATCCGAGCACCCCGACCATGAAAGGATAAGGACCCTCTTTATCATGCCTTCAGCGATGTCATGCCGAACTCGTCTCAGGCATCTCTCCTCGATTCAGCATAATGTTATGCCGATTGGATCCCATTCAATCCTCCGGACGTTTTTAAAATACTGGATATCCCCCAGAATTTTTGTACTAATGTTTGTAACTCCTTATTAAGAATAATTTTATATGAAAGTATTATCGGATAGTTGCATGTCTTCTTGAAGGACTGATCCCCCCTGTCCTTTGGACATCCCCCCTTGTTAAGGGGGGAATCATATTGGCAGGCAGCCTAAACCCCCTTAATAAGGGGGTCGCCGCTTTATGCGGCGGGGGGATTTTGTCTTTAGAGCAGATAAATGTCGCCGAATAAAAAATGGGGGATGGCCAGTTTTTAAAATACCATTGCAAAAAGAGGATAGTTTACGTATTCTTTTCCATAAACCATCATGCTTCATGAGCAACCAAGGATAAGAAAAAACCGGAGGAAAGCCGTGAAAAACATGAAAATCGCTCTACTACAGATGGACTCGAATCAGAAAGACATCGAGGGAAATCTTAACAAGATCATCAGCCGTATAGAGGGCGCCGCCAAAGAGGGCGCCAATCTCATGGTATCCTGCGAGATGGGCCTTTCAGCTTTCCTTTTCTCAAGGGGGGAGTATCTTGAACTCGCACAGACCATACCTGGACCGGCCACCGAAGCGGTAGGGGCGGCTGCCAGAAAAGCGAATGCCTATGTAATATTCGGACTTCCGGAAAAGGACGGCGCTAACCTGCACAATTCGCTCGCCGTGCTTGGACCGAAAGGGAATCTGGTTGCCTGCTACCGCAAGATGCACCTCTGGCTCTCCGAGAACCAGACATTCGAAAGAGGCAACGATCTCTGCCTCTTCGATACCGAATTCGGTAAAATCGGCAGTACGATCTGCTATGATATCATGTATCCGGAATTGTTCCGCGCCCTGGCCGCCGCGGGCGCCGGAATCATCACGCATTCCACCGGCATGGTGACCACCGAAGATTGCGACAAATTCGGCTGGGATTCGAACCTTTATAATTCCTTTGTCCGGGTCAGAGCATGGGAGAACCAGGTCTACATACCGAGCTGCAACCGATGCGGCAACGATCAGTTCCTTTATTTCCTCGCCAATTCCTGCGTGGGAACCCCCTGGGGAACCCTGGCCGACAAGCTTGGCGATGCGGAAGGAACTCTTCTGGTAACCACCGATTTCGCCCGGCTGGATGAATGGAAAAAGATTGCGCCTTACTGGGAAGACCGACGGGCCGACCTTTATGGGAAGTTTCTGGATTTTTAAAAAAAAACAATACTGGCCATCCCCCAGATATTTGAATCAATTTTTACTCTTTATAATGCTTATCGTTCCACGAGAAAATATTTATGAAAATATTCTTGGGTTCAAGTCCTCTTGAAGGACGAATCCCCCCTGTGCTTCGGACATCCCCCCTTTTTAAGGGGGGAATCATGTTGGCAGGCAGCTTTTACCCCCTAAATAAGGGGGTCGCCGCTTTATGTGGCGGGGGGATTTTGTTTAAAGAGAAGATAAGTGATATGGCATGTCTATCGCCGAATAAAAAATGTGGAATGGCCAGTTAAAAACAATATGTTGGCATATTTCTTGCGCCTATACTTGTTGGAAATCCTGACCCCGACTGACGGCAATCCTGGTTCGGTGTATGCCGAAAAACCTTTGATTATTCACTAACCGTCTGAAAACATAAATACTTGAACGGCGGAATATAATCCGCACGCTTCATACCGCTCGTCATAAAAAAATCGTGGGGCAGCAAAATCGGCTGAAGTTTTTGATACTTTTTTTATCATTTTGTAACATATATCACATTTTTTCCTGCAGGCAGATGCTTTATTACCAACAAAAAGGAGCACCCGGTGGCTGTAAAATTCGGCAATGAGCGTGGATTCACCATGGTCGAGATCCTGATCGTCATGGTCATTCTCGGAATACTGGCCACACTCGCGGTCCCCAATATCAGTCAGCTTTTCAAAAAGGACAAACTGCGCGCCAGCACTACCTCGGTCACTTCATCCCTTTACCTGGCGCGGATGAAGGCGGTCAATGACGGGGCGCCATACGGGGTCAAGTTCAATATTGACGGGACTTTTTACGTGGCAAGCGATCCGAAAACTACTCCCCAGATCAAAGGATCCCTCTATAGACTGGAAAAAGGAGTTGCCTTCGGCTCGAATACCTTTATAAACCAGCTTGCGATTTTCAACGAATACGGTCAGCTTGACAAATCATGCCTTGCAACGGGAAATATGACCGGAACCGTAGTGATCACCAATGGAACGATAGATTCAACGAAAGTGGAGGTCACCTTCATTTCGGGAAGAATCCGGGAGACTAACAAGTGAAAGCGAAGAGCCAGAAAGGTTTTACTTTAGTCGAAATTATAATGGCTTCTCTCATTCTCATCATCGGCCTTGGGATAATCGGCTCCATTGTCTCCGGGCTTGTGAGCAAGAATTTTTACGGTCAGAGGCATACACAGGCGGTCATTCTGTCCCAGAACAAGATCGAGGAGCTCCTGAATGACGGCTACGAGAGTCCTAATCTCACCGCCGGAAGTTATTCCAATTCATTGAATCCGGTGAATGCAACCGGAGATTCCAGCGGGGTATTCTATCAATTTTGGACGATTCAGGATGTGCAGCCCATTCCCCGTTCGAAACAGATCACTTCCACAGTGCAATGGAAAAGCGCAGAGGGCGATACCATGACCGTGACCCTGACAGCAATATGCATCGACCAGAGCAACTGAAAGGTGTGACCATGAGTCCTCTTGTCTGCTCATTTTCCCAAAATCCTGCGGATAAAACCGGCGAAAAAGGGATGACCCTTGTGGAGCTTCTTGTCTCCATGACAATCGGAATTATCCTTATCACGTTGACATTCGGGTTCTTCTCCACGCAGACGAACAGCCTCAATGAGAATCGTCAAACCGCCGAAATGCAGCAGGAGCTGCGGTGGGCGATGCAATACGTGTCCGATCACTTAAGACTGGCCGGGAATGCCGCCCCGTCAACCAGCGGGTGGCAGGTGATCGAGAATTTCGACGGCTCAGGCAATGCATCGGATTCACTTTCTGTGCTGGGTAGCTACCGCTCACTCGTGGTTAATACCACGCAGACTATGGGCAACGAGGGATCCCAGATCAAGTGCAGCTCGGTGGAAGGTATCAATGAGGGTGACCTGATTGTGATCTCGGACGGCACTTTTTCGGAGCTGTTTATGGTGACGAACATTCAGGGGGATCATCTTTACCATGGGGCATCCCCGCCCTGGAATGACACCAACAAACTCCTCCACAGCTATACGGGAGGAAGCACCATCACATCAGTTTCCTATTACAGCTTTTTTATTAGAACCGACGATCAGGGTCATCCCAACCTGATGGTCAAAACCCAGGCCTATCCTCCGCAGATCCTGGGCGGGGACATTGAAAATTTCCAGATACGGTTCAAAATGAAAAGCGGCTCATGGCAAAACACGGTCGCAGCCAGCGAAGTGTATGATATCCGCCAGATAGAAATCACCTTGCGTGCACGGTCGCCTCAGCCATTGAGGAACTATCTCGATCCGGTGTATGGCGATGCATATAAACGGGTCGAGTTGAAGAGCATGGTTATTCCCAAAAACCTTAT
The Candidatus Latescibacter sp. DNA segment above includes these coding regions:
- a CDS encoding carbon-nitrogen hydrolase family protein; translated protein: MKIALLQMDSNQKDIEGNLNKIISRIEGAAKEGANLMVSCEMGLSAFLFSRGEYLELAQTIPGPATEAVGAAARKANAYVIFGLPEKDGANLHNSLAVLGPKGNLVACYRKMHLWLSENQTFERGNDLCLFDTEFGKIGSTICYDIMYPELFRALAAAGAGIITHSTGMVTTEDCDKFGWDSNLYNSFVRVRAWENQVYIPSCNRCGNDQFLYFLANSCVGTPWGTLADKLGDAEGTLLVTTDFARLDEWKKIAPYWEDRRADLYGKFLDF
- a CDS encoding TrkH family potassium uptake protein, which encodes MPAHVTSRILAHLYSLLAVLSFLGVIDTVLVRGFMFPETSILQIITRTGYSAVIVLYIIWTAGSFVKSGWNVRKMFPDIFLSLILLGMVFPVYIGGSIVSFRIMLSLMTAFFRTTGLTTLLEIIRINPARLLLLSFFGGIMAGTLLLMLPASTADHQGASFVDAFFTSSSALCVTGLVVKDTGTYFSGFGQAVILILIQTGGLGIMTLSTLYTILLGRRLGWKQEEHMREIMESATAPQMYRLIVNIVSVTLFFEFLGGIILYFHWLPGMGSFQATWNAVFHCISAFCNAGFSLFPDNLMGSVGDFTVNSVIMILVVFGGLGFIVIDDILANTRRFNPLTIRWSRLKVHTRLVIITTLILIVAGTLTLFFFEFDNTMLHLSTLDKLQAALFQSITCRTAGYNTLDIAAFQDVSLFICILLMFIGGSPASTAGGIKTSTLAVLVLSVRTLLHARDKVEVYNRSIPNQTIYKSIAILLFSTSFIIIFTSILLVTQKGEFLRIIFEAVSAIGTVGLTAGMTPHLDSTGKLLIGILMYVGRVGPLTIALALGEPRKVTVEFPSTRIVVG
- a CDS encoding prepilin-type N-terminal cleavage/methylation domain-containing protein, with amino-acid sequence MAVKFGNERGFTMVEILIVMVILGILATLAVPNISQLFKKDKLRASTTSVTSSLYLARMKAVNDGAPYGVKFNIDGTFYVASDPKTTPQIKGSLYRLEKGVAFGSNTFINQLAIFNEYGQLDKSCLATGNMTGTVVITNGTIDSTKVEVTFISGRIRETNK
- a CDS encoding TrkA family potassium uptake protein, with translation MKRFLVVGLGLFGAELARTLHAKGAEVIGIDSNMEIIESMKDELTSAVNVDCTNEEALRGLNLENIDAAIVAIGEDREVSILATAILKDLGIENIIARRKGDIHRKILEKVGATRIISPEINIADQLARNLISPGLLEHIALPDGHTIFQVEARSEFYNKTLIELDFRRNFGLLVVGIQRKITNISENGEVYYETQTISLPSATEPIKPDDILVLVGMQKDIEKFLAEE
- a CDS encoding HAMP domain-containing protein translates to MADARGKDKLIGWIKTSLGHFSIRGRIALAILLTFVLVLPAVSLSLIYLTNLISSMTVITEQDVRLGRMANDLSFTMIDMQRYEKNYRIFGSKVEHDTIQHLIAYSDSVIQGALKIAPESEKGIFNEITQKLSDYQSSFKMLTVQISENPPEKRIEGIRIRLNQDFGDFETRYRKIQSELGQMTQSVARDSVLAEAARFIDVFSINQIVNFNTTAGVPIEASFIQISLDKARQEFLEKAHQLEAINWSNMQIHKEDSLKVEARAKRNIISILLLTGIICFFMIVMLPVYIVRPITSLSAMLRRSPEGDFEIPAIIKSHDEIGELAASYTGVIERLRQHDDLKTKKIASQKRFIDRLLENLTVPVCILTKNLTAPYYNALFANLFGASVFSKAPEGGLDITHIPEMHEFTEEVRKRSVQPSNEFTFSVTVPNGNQVNFKGRLVRNSVMNLESIVIVGASDKNGKDKT
- a CDS encoding prepilin-type N-terminal cleavage/methylation domain-containing protein — translated: MHRPEQLKGVTMSPLVCSFSQNPADKTGEKGMTLVELLVSMTIGIILITLTFGFFSTQTNSLNENRQTAEMQQELRWAMQYVSDHLRLAGNAAPSTSGWQVIENFDGSGNASDSLSVLGSYRSLVVNTTQTMGNEGSQIKCSSVEGINEGDLIVISDGTFSELFMVTNIQGDHLYHGASPPWNDTNKLLHSYTGGSTITSVSYYSFFIRTDDQGHPNLMVKTQAYPPQILGGDIENFQIRFKMKSGSWQNTVAASEVYDIRQIEITLRARSPQPLRNYLDPVYGDAYKRVELKSMVIPKNLIVI
- a CDS encoding 2-hydroxyacyl-CoA dehydratase family protein; protein product: MERIKHRCSRVSRIGITTTVPSEVIWAAGMIPVDLNNLFITSGHRDRYIKAAEHEGYPRNICGWIKGIYGTLAVDAGIDTVIGVTQGDCSNTHALMETLRLRNIRTIPFAYPYDRDPETLCREIGRLASELGTTIPDAEEVCAALEPLRRKLDRLDEMTWKENRIRGQENHFWLVSSSDFNGDRQEYEAKLDCFLAEASGRIPFCEPVRLAFIGVPPILDDFYDVAEEYGARFVFNEVQRQFSMPDRKGGLVHQYRAYTYPYDIFHRLSFILPELELRGVHGVIHYVQSFCHRQIEDLILRKKIPLPVLTIEGDQPGRVDERTRIRLQAFVELLGDRIKKQ